A section of the Macadamia integrifolia cultivar HAES 741 chromosome 9, SCU_Mint_v3, whole genome shotgun sequence genome encodes:
- the LOC122089382 gene encoding U-box domain-containing protein 44-like isoform X2, whose translation MDQINSRTFAEFLLESLHSSDEVASLAKDSETEPEIFTEFSVFEEKLSSILDDLRDNSTIMDTLPIRKAVESLENELTRTRTVIKSSHSRKSAKQIEDITHDLGRCLGVVILESLDVSVEIKEKYGALHKEMMNVKFNASVEHELESVNDLEVKGEERAIVVPDIDNIALQLKYGNDKEFRLALSGLRSLISDKITQSEWVNGEGIIPILLNRLASGKQNVRLTILSILKSLLVENDENKKMVDISSLSTLVRSLTRDVEERREVVGLLLALSEVPAVRRRLGRIQGCILMLVSVHNSYDPHASQDAGKLLNALSSNDQNVLLMAEAGYFKPLVEYLRQGSDMSKILMATALSRMELTEQSRAALGEEGAIEPLVKMFSFGKLEAKLSALGALHNLSSLTENAQRLINSGIVMALLQLLFSVTSVLMTLREPASAILASIAQSEYILVNQDIALQILSLLRLFSPVIQCHLLRALNNIASHSNASKIRSKMNEYGAFQLILPFLTDGNTQSRTVALNLLYNLYKDSPRELSEQLEEIHLNVIVNIISESVSEEEKAAALGLLSSIPVGNKKAMEILKRTHLLPILLSFLDVCLPTSTPTRRWLVESSAAILIWFTVPSDKKLQQLAAEHGVIPCLVKLLSTGSPTAKCRAATSLAQLSQNTLYLSKSRASKWLCIPPSVDAFCEVHDGYCFIKSTFCLLKAGALSPLIQILEGEDREADETVLSALSTIIQDEIWENGSKAIAKASGVRAIMRVLELGNVKTQEKALWILERTFRIEAHRVQYGEPAQVLLIELAQKGPPSLKSIIAKILAHLEILQVQSSYF comes from the exons ATGGATCAAATTAATTCAAGAACCTTTGCTGAATTCCTTTTGGAGTCACTGCATTCATCCGATGAGGTTGCTTCACTTGCCAAGGATTCTGAAACTGAACCAGAGATTTTCACCGAATTCTCtgtttttgaagaaaaattgtCTTCTATTCTTGACGATTTAAGGGATAATAGCACAATCATGGACACACTGCCCATCCGAAAGGCAGTTGAGTCACTAGAGAATGAGCTTACACGTACTAGGACTGTTATCAAGTCTTCCCATTCAAGAAAATCAGCTAAACAGATTGAAGACATTACTCATGACCTTGGTAGATGTCTAGGTGTTGTTATCTTGGAAAGCCTTGATGTATCAGTTGAGATTAAAGAAAAGTATGGAGCTTTACATAAAGAAATGATGAATGTGAAGTTCAATGCAAGTGTTGAGCATGAGTTGGAGTCTGTCAATGACTTGGAAgtgaaaggggaggagagggcAATTGTTGTTCCTGATATTGACAATATTGCATTGCAGCTCAAGTATGGAAATGACAAAGAATTCAGGCTTGCACTTTCTGGACTAAGATCACTGATTAGTGATAAGATTACTCAGAGTGAGTGGGTAAATGGTGAAGGTATTATTCCAATTCTGTTGAATCGATTGGCTTCTGGTAAGCAGAATGTTCGGTTGACCATACTGTCAATATTGAAGAGCCTTCTAGTGGAGAATGATGAAAACAAG AAAATGGTGGACATCAGTTCCTTGTCGACGTTGGTGCGCTCTTTGACTCGGGATGTTGAAGAGCGTAGGGAAGTTGTTGGGCTCTTGCTGGCTCTCTCTGAGGTCCCAGCAGTCCGCCGAAGGCTCGGCAGAATACAGGGTTGTATCCTTATGCTGGTTTCTGTGCACAATAGTTACGACCCGCATGCGTCACAGGATGCAGGGAAATTGTTGAATGCTTTGTCAAGCAACGATCAGAATGTGCTTCTTATGGCAGAGGCAGGTTACTTCAAGCCTCTTGTAGAATATTTAAGACAAG GTTCTGATATGAGTAAGATTCTTATGGCAACAGCACTTTCAAGAATGGAGCTCACGGAGCAGAGTAGAGCTGCTCTTGGTGAAGAAGGAGCAATTGAACCCCTTGTCAAAATGTTCAGTTTTGGAAAACTTGAAGCCAAGCTGTCTGCTTTAGGTGCCTTGCATAATCTCTCCAGTTTGACTGAAAATGCTCAGCGTTTGATTAATTCAGGCATTGTAATGGCTCTACTCCAGCTCCTTTTCTCAGTCACTTCTGTGTTAATGACCCTTCGAGAACCTGCTTCAGCCATTCTTGCTAGTATTGCTCAGTCCGAATATATTCTTGTAAACCAAGACATAGCACTACAGATTCTTTCACTTCTACGCTTGTTCAGCCCGGTAATTCAGTGTCACCTCTTAAGAGCACTCAACAATATTGCCAGCCATTCCAATGCATCAAAGATCAGATCCAAGATGAACGAATATGGTGCATTTCAGCTTATCCTACCATTCTTAACTGATGGAAACACACAAAGCAGAACAGTTGCTTTGAATTTACTATACAATCTCTATAAAGATTCTCCAAGAGAGTTGTCTGAACAACTTGAAGAGATCCATCTAAATGTTATAGTAAATATTATATCAGAATCAGTGTCTGAGGAGGAAAAAGCTGCTGCTCTTGGTTTATTGAGTAGTATCCCTGTTGGCAACAAAAAGGCGATGGAAATTCTCAAAAGGACACATTTGCTTCCCATTTTGCTATCATTTCTGGATGTATGCTTGCCAACTTCAACACCCACAAGAAGGTGGTTAGTTGAGAGCAGTGCAGCTATATTGATTTGGTTTACAGTCCCTTCAGATAAGAAACTTCAACAACTAGCTGCAGAACATGGTGTGATCCCCTGCCTTGTGAAGTTGCTCTCGACGGGGTCACCTACTGCCAAATGTAGAGCCGCAACTTCATTAGCTCAGCTTTCACAGAATACTCTTTATTTAAGCAAATCCAGAGCATCAAAATGGCTTTGTATACCTCCCTCTGTAGATGCATTTTGTGAAGTTCATGATGGCTACTGTTTTATCAAAAGCACGTTTTGTCTTCTTAAGGCGGGTGCTCTCTCACCACTGATCCAAATTTTGGAAGGTGAAGACAGAGAAGCAGATGAAACTGTCCTTAGTGCACTTTCAACTATCATTCAAGATGAGATCTGGGAAAATGGAAGTAAGGCTATTGCCAAAGCATCAGGTGTTCGTGCCATCATGAGAGTTCTTGAATTAGGGAATGTAAAAACCCAAGAGAAAGCACTTTGGATATTGGAAAGGACTTTTCGAATTGAGGCTCATAGAGTACAGTATGGGGAACCTGCTCAAGTGTTGCTCATTGAGCTTGCACAAAAGGGACCTCCAAGCTTAAAATCCATAATTGCTAAGATTTTGGCGCATCTTGAGATCTTGCAGGTGCAATCAAGCTACTTCTAA
- the LOC122089382 gene encoding U-box domain-containing protein 44-like isoform X1: MDQINSRTFAEFLLESLHSSDEVASLAKDSETEPEIFTEFSVFEEKLSSILDDLRDNSTIMDTLPIRKAVESLENELTRTRTVIKSSHSRKSAKQIEDITHDLGRCLGVVILESLDVSVEIKEKYGALHKEMMNVKFNASVEHELESVNDLEVKGEERAIVVPDIDNIALQLKYGNDKEFRLALSGLRSLISDKITQSEWVNGEGIIPILLNRLASGKQNVRLTILSILKSLLVENDENKEKMVDISSLSTLVRSLTRDVEERREVVGLLLALSEVPAVRRRLGRIQGCILMLVSVHNSYDPHASQDAGKLLNALSSNDQNVLLMAEAGYFKPLVEYLRQGSDMSKILMATALSRMELTEQSRAALGEEGAIEPLVKMFSFGKLEAKLSALGALHNLSSLTENAQRLINSGIVMALLQLLFSVTSVLMTLREPASAILASIAQSEYILVNQDIALQILSLLRLFSPVIQCHLLRALNNIASHSNASKIRSKMNEYGAFQLILPFLTDGNTQSRTVALNLLYNLYKDSPRELSEQLEEIHLNVIVNIISESVSEEEKAAALGLLSSIPVGNKKAMEILKRTHLLPILLSFLDVCLPTSTPTRRWLVESSAAILIWFTVPSDKKLQQLAAEHGVIPCLVKLLSTGSPTAKCRAATSLAQLSQNTLYLSKSRASKWLCIPPSVDAFCEVHDGYCFIKSTFCLLKAGALSPLIQILEGEDREADETVLSALSTIIQDEIWENGSKAIAKASGVRAIMRVLELGNVKTQEKALWILERTFRIEAHRVQYGEPAQVLLIELAQKGPPSLKSIIAKILAHLEILQVQSSYF; encoded by the exons ATGGATCAAATTAATTCAAGAACCTTTGCTGAATTCCTTTTGGAGTCACTGCATTCATCCGATGAGGTTGCTTCACTTGCCAAGGATTCTGAAACTGAACCAGAGATTTTCACCGAATTCTCtgtttttgaagaaaaattgtCTTCTATTCTTGACGATTTAAGGGATAATAGCACAATCATGGACACACTGCCCATCCGAAAGGCAGTTGAGTCACTAGAGAATGAGCTTACACGTACTAGGACTGTTATCAAGTCTTCCCATTCAAGAAAATCAGCTAAACAGATTGAAGACATTACTCATGACCTTGGTAGATGTCTAGGTGTTGTTATCTTGGAAAGCCTTGATGTATCAGTTGAGATTAAAGAAAAGTATGGAGCTTTACATAAAGAAATGATGAATGTGAAGTTCAATGCAAGTGTTGAGCATGAGTTGGAGTCTGTCAATGACTTGGAAgtgaaaggggaggagagggcAATTGTTGTTCCTGATATTGACAATATTGCATTGCAGCTCAAGTATGGAAATGACAAAGAATTCAGGCTTGCACTTTCTGGACTAAGATCACTGATTAGTGATAAGATTACTCAGAGTGAGTGGGTAAATGGTGAAGGTATTATTCCAATTCTGTTGAATCGATTGGCTTCTGGTAAGCAGAATGTTCGGTTGACCATACTGTCAATATTGAAGAGCCTTCTAGTGGAGAATGATGAAAACAAG GAGAAAATGGTGGACATCAGTTCCTTGTCGACGTTGGTGCGCTCTTTGACTCGGGATGTTGAAGAGCGTAGGGAAGTTGTTGGGCTCTTGCTGGCTCTCTCTGAGGTCCCAGCAGTCCGCCGAAGGCTCGGCAGAATACAGGGTTGTATCCTTATGCTGGTTTCTGTGCACAATAGTTACGACCCGCATGCGTCACAGGATGCAGGGAAATTGTTGAATGCTTTGTCAAGCAACGATCAGAATGTGCTTCTTATGGCAGAGGCAGGTTACTTCAAGCCTCTTGTAGAATATTTAAGACAAG GTTCTGATATGAGTAAGATTCTTATGGCAACAGCACTTTCAAGAATGGAGCTCACGGAGCAGAGTAGAGCTGCTCTTGGTGAAGAAGGAGCAATTGAACCCCTTGTCAAAATGTTCAGTTTTGGAAAACTTGAAGCCAAGCTGTCTGCTTTAGGTGCCTTGCATAATCTCTCCAGTTTGACTGAAAATGCTCAGCGTTTGATTAATTCAGGCATTGTAATGGCTCTACTCCAGCTCCTTTTCTCAGTCACTTCTGTGTTAATGACCCTTCGAGAACCTGCTTCAGCCATTCTTGCTAGTATTGCTCAGTCCGAATATATTCTTGTAAACCAAGACATAGCACTACAGATTCTTTCACTTCTACGCTTGTTCAGCCCGGTAATTCAGTGTCACCTCTTAAGAGCACTCAACAATATTGCCAGCCATTCCAATGCATCAAAGATCAGATCCAAGATGAACGAATATGGTGCATTTCAGCTTATCCTACCATTCTTAACTGATGGAAACACACAAAGCAGAACAGTTGCTTTGAATTTACTATACAATCTCTATAAAGATTCTCCAAGAGAGTTGTCTGAACAACTTGAAGAGATCCATCTAAATGTTATAGTAAATATTATATCAGAATCAGTGTCTGAGGAGGAAAAAGCTGCTGCTCTTGGTTTATTGAGTAGTATCCCTGTTGGCAACAAAAAGGCGATGGAAATTCTCAAAAGGACACATTTGCTTCCCATTTTGCTATCATTTCTGGATGTATGCTTGCCAACTTCAACACCCACAAGAAGGTGGTTAGTTGAGAGCAGTGCAGCTATATTGATTTGGTTTACAGTCCCTTCAGATAAGAAACTTCAACAACTAGCTGCAGAACATGGTGTGATCCCCTGCCTTGTGAAGTTGCTCTCGACGGGGTCACCTACTGCCAAATGTAGAGCCGCAACTTCATTAGCTCAGCTTTCACAGAATACTCTTTATTTAAGCAAATCCAGAGCATCAAAATGGCTTTGTATACCTCCCTCTGTAGATGCATTTTGTGAAGTTCATGATGGCTACTGTTTTATCAAAAGCACGTTTTGTCTTCTTAAGGCGGGTGCTCTCTCACCACTGATCCAAATTTTGGAAGGTGAAGACAGAGAAGCAGATGAAACTGTCCTTAGTGCACTTTCAACTATCATTCAAGATGAGATCTGGGAAAATGGAAGTAAGGCTATTGCCAAAGCATCAGGTGTTCGTGCCATCATGAGAGTTCTTGAATTAGGGAATGTAAAAACCCAAGAGAAAGCACTTTGGATATTGGAAAGGACTTTTCGAATTGAGGCTCATAGAGTACAGTATGGGGAACCTGCTCAAGTGTTGCTCATTGAGCTTGCACAAAAGGGACCTCCAAGCTTAAAATCCATAATTGCTAAGATTTTGGCGCATCTTGAGATCTTGCAGGTGCAATCAAGCTACTTCTAA